A stretch of DNA from Equus asinus isolate D_3611 breed Donkey chromosome 20, EquAss-T2T_v2, whole genome shotgun sequence:
AGCGGcatgaagcacattcacattgctgtgcagccatcccctccatccgtctccagaactttccatctccccaaactgaagctctgtccccatgaaacgctgactcccacccctcccccagcccctggccccccatccactttctgtctctgtggatgtggctcctctggggacctcctgtgagtggaccacacagtgtgtgtccttctgtgtccgGCTCACGTCCCTGAGCATCACGTCCTCCAGGTCCGTCCAAGTGGGAGCAGGTGTCAGGACCTCCTTCCTTTTCacggctgcgtagtattccaggCTGTGGGTGGACACATTTCATCCATCACTCACTGATGGACATTCGAGTCATTTCCACCTTTCGGCTGCTGTGAATGATGCTACTGGGAACAGCCACGTTCGTCCTTTTACTGTAAAATGTTTCGTCTCCAGAGTGGTGGCCGAGGGGTCCCTGCCTAGGGGGCGGCAGACCGGGAACAGGTGGTCTCCCAGCCCCACGGCGGAGGCTGCGCCAGGAATCAGCGGGCGGCCGGGAGAGGGCAGAGCTGGCGTCTGTGCTGAGGGCGACCGCTGACAGGTGAGTTCCAGGCGCTGGGCCAGGAACCTCGACGTCTGTCCCCCGGGGAGCTTCCGGGGGTCGGCGGGCCCAGCCGCCAGCCCCAGTGTGAGGGCTCCGCCAGCCCAGGAAGCCTGTGGGGACGGTCCTGGGGGAGGCAAGGGCCCCACGCCCACACCGACCGGCGCTCCAGGCGGGCTCGGCCACTGTCTGGCGAGCCCGGGCTTGCATGtgccttcctgagcctcagtttccaaatctgcAACATGGGGCTAATAATAGCTTCTATGGCAGGGACAAGCCACTGCCCAGAAGGGGCCTGGCCGACTCACATTGGCCGCCCCGACCCCACAACGTGGTTCACTCTGGACCGTCTCCCAGCAGTTGTCTGACGAGGCCGGGTGAGCCTGTGCCGGGCGGGCGGGGGCCAGGGCGGGTTCCGCACACTGTCGAGCGCTCAACAAACGCCACTCGGGTGGAGCGTCCTGTCGAGAAGGAAGCCAATTTCTGGCCATCAGGTTCCAGTGAGACTGTGGCCTGACAGCTGAGATGCACGGACCCCCGCTGCACTCCTGCCGTCACGCTGCACCTGCCTTGCATCAGCAGGGGACCCCCACTCCCCGGCCACTGCCACCTGGCCCCCCACGCCGGCCCCGAATGCTCAGCCCCAGAGCTGAGGCCGGCCCCCGAAAAAAGCGCCCGAGCCTTGTTCCATCATAGGCACGGGGCCCCCTCAGGGTCCCCCACGCCCTGGGCGCCCCATCGGACATGCCAGGCGGACATGTGACAACTCAGGAGGTATTTCCTGTCCCTGGTGGCATGGCTGGGCCAGATTCCGAAATCTGGTCTCTGGAAAATTCCGAGGCCTGATTCCAGCCACACGGAGCCCTGCCCGCCCCTCCCCATTCATCGCGTTATGTAACATTCGGGGATTAATCCCGAGGCCTCCAGAGGCAgccacctgggttcaaacccacTGCTGTCCGCTCCCAGCTGGGAAAGCCACTTACCGTCCCCAGGCCTCAGTGCactcacctggaaaatggggacAAGGCCAGGTCCCGTGTCCCAGGATGGGCGTCAGGGTGAAATGAGAGACCACAAGGAGAGGGCTTGGCGCTGAGTCTGGGGCCCGGCTCAGAGATGCCCTGGTGGCTCCCAGGGGACCCCAGGCCCACCCACTGCCCCCTCATCCCACTGCCTCTCCTaggctgccagggctgggagTGACAAACCCCAGTGTCTGCCCATTGGTCCCCAAATGCTGTCCCTTCTCACTGCCAAGTGTCTCCATATGTGACCCCTCCCTAACCTCCAGCTGTACCCCATCCAGGGTCCCTCCCCCAGgccacactcccctccccaccagccccagagatattgggtttctttctctctcctcctctgaatCCTGCTGTGGCTCCCCAGTGCCAAAGCAATCAAACCCCACCTTATCATGTGGGCCTCGGGGACTTGGCTTCAGCGGGGAAACGGACCATCACACGTATTCCTGACTTTGGGGGGAGCCGTGCCAAGCCCCCCCCCCAACCTCCCACCCGCCTTTCCCTGGGCGGCCTCGGAGAGGAGGAGATAagccctctggcctcagtttcccgctCCGTGAAATGGGCGCGTTGCGGTTCGCGGCAGGACTGGAAGAGCGAGCGGGCCGAGCGCGCCCCGGGGGGAGCTGCGGGTTGGGGCGCGGGGCGCGAGCGCCACTCTAGTCCCTGGAGCCCGCGCCAGCGCGGCgccccccgcgcgcccgccccctCCCGGCCCCGCGCTTCGGGactccgccccccgccccgcggccAATGAGACGCGGCCCCGGAGCGGCGGCGCGGTGGTCCGGCCCGAGGCTGCGCCGGTGCCCGCGCCCTGCGCCCGCCAGGCCCCCGGCGGGATGGAGCCCGGGCCGCGGCGGCGCGCTTGCCGCCCGCTGGTCTCCGTGTTCCTGCGCGACCCGGGCTCGGGGCGCGTCTACAGGCGCGGGAAGCTGATCGGCAAGGTGGGGAGGGACCCCGGCGCCCCGAATCCGCGGCCAGGGGGGCCGGCGCCGGGCGGGGGGTCCCGGCGGGGCCGGGATGGGGAGGCGTGCGCGCGCGATGGCGAGCTTGGCGCCAAGCAGCCGCTGTGCATCCCGGCGCCTGTCTCTGCGGGGGGCGCGTGTCCGCGCGAGTTCGGGGTCCGGCGTTGGGTTCCCGCGGGGTCCGAGATGCGTTCTGTGGCGGGCCCGGCGTTGGGCGCGTTGTGCCTAGCCTGTGGGTTGTGCGTGCCGGGGTGCAGGGGGTGCGCCCGTGTGTGTTACGGGTCTCGGTGCCGCGGTGTAGACTCGGCTGTGTTGTCTCCAGGTGTGTGTGCCCGTGAATGCGTTATAATCTCCCGGTTCGCGTGTTGGGATCCTGTATTGTGGTCGTGGGCGACACGTGTCCATGTCGGGATGTGTCTGAGTCTGTGCCCCTGGGCCTTCGTGTGTGTCCAAGTGTTGCCTTGTGTGTCCAGGTGTGAGGGTGTGAGCTGCGTCTGTGCGtctcaggtgtgtgtgtgtgtgaagcggCTTGGCCACCTGTCCCCGCGTGTATGCACCTGTCCCCGCGTGTGTGCACCTGTCCCCACGAGTGTGCATCTGTCCCCGCGTGTGTGcacctgtcctgccagctggtgAATCCCGCTCCCCCACAGGGCGCCTTCAGCCGCTGCTACAAGCTGACCGACATGTCCACCAGCACCGTGTTTGCCCTCAAGGTGGTGCCACGTGGCAGTGGCGGTGGCGGGGCCGATCATCTGTGTCCCCGTGGGAAGGTACACCCGCCCGTCCGTGCCCAGGGGCCCCCACACCTGCAGCGCCCCCAGAGCATTCCTGCCCTTGGAGGGGGAGGTGCGTGCCCCGGGCCGGGATACTACTGCGGGGTGTGTCCACGGTGGGCCGTGCCCGCAGGTGGAGCGGGAGATCGCCCTGCACAGCCGCCTGCGACACCGCAACATTGTGGCCTTCCACGGACACTTTGCTGACCGTGACCACGTGTACATGGTGTTGGAGTACTGCAGCCGCAAGGTGCctgggggggcagggggcagagagggGGCCTGTATCCTCCGTGTCTGCTGTGCTTGTCTGCATCCACCCCGTGTGTCCGTCTGTGCTCACCCGTCTCTGCCTGTGCCCACACCGGGCCCATCTGTGCTCATCCTGTGGGCAGCTGGGCCCCCCTGAACTCACCTGAGCCCACCCCTGCTCACCTGGGCCCTTCCTGCATTCAGccaggcccccccacccccgggcccAGGTGAAGTTGGTTGTGCCTTCCTAGCCCCCTGAGCTCACTTGGCCCCCTCCGGTGCCCCTGAGCCCACCTGAGCCCAGCATCCACCCGCTCCGTGTTCCTCTCTGACCATCAGCCCTTTGCAAGCTCACCTGCGGCCGCCCGGGTGTGTCTGCCCTCCTGTGTCCCCCTCGGGCTCCGCTGAGCTCACCCGCGTTTGCCTGTGTGACTCCCACAGTCCTTGGCCCACGTGCTGGCGGCGCGGCGGACGCTGACGGAGCCCGAGGTGCGCTATTATCTGCGGGGCCTGGTCAGCGGCCTGCGCTACCTGCACCAGCGGCGGATAGTGCATCGCGACCTGAAGCTCAGTGAGtccagggtgggtgggggggaggCCGGGGGGCCACGGagccggggccagccccaccccacgCCCCTGCACCCCCCTACCCGCCCCCCGACAGGCAACTTCTTCCTGAACAAGAATATGGAGGTGAAGATTGGAGACCTGGGGCTGGCCGCCAGGGTGGGGCCCGGGGGCCGCTGCCACAGGTGAGGTTGGGGGGGGGCACAGGTGGGCCCCGACTGGCATGGGGGCCTCGGCCTTCCTGAGCTCCCCCTGTGTCGCCTCCCAGAGTGCTCTGCGGGACCCCAAACTTCCTGGCCCCAGAGGTCGTCTCCAGGGATGGGCACTCCTGCCAGTCAGACATCTGGGCTCTGGGCTGCATCATGTGAGTGGGACCCCGGGAGCCCCGGGCCTGGGGGGGGAGCAGGAGGGCCCCGGGGGGCCAGGTATGGGCAGGCGGGAGCCCCCACAGGCAGGTAAGGACAGGTGTAAGtatgtgggggagggggcaggcaggtGTAGCATATATACAGCAGATGTGTGCAGCTGTGTGTGCagctgtgtgtgcaggtgtggaTGGGGCGTTTGGGGGGACCACGTGTGAGGGAGGACAGGTTTCAGAGCGCACAGAGGTGTGGACGGTGCGTGAGGCTGCTGGGGGCACAGGCAGACCGGGTCATGGATGTACAGGTGGGAGGTCCAGGCATGAGTGGAGCAGGTGTGGACAGGTCCGTGCAGGTGCACACAGCTGGGAGCCAGGTGCAGGCAGGTGTCCAGCCAGGTGCTGGCGTCTGCCGAGCGGACGGGAGTGGATGTGCGGCGGGTGCTGGGAAGCAGGTGTGGAGTGtggagggagccagccctggacGCCAGGCCGGAGACAAGCAGGCACCCggctccttcccccaccccacccaggtaCCTGGTGCTGACCGGCGCCCCCCCCTTCGTGGCAGCACCCCTGTCAGAGATGTACCAAAACATCCGCGCCAGCCGCTACCCCGAGCCTGCCCACCTGTCGCCCGCCGCGCGCTGCCTCATCGCCCGCCTGCTGGCGCCCGACCCGGCCGAGCGGCCCAGCCTGGAGCAGCTGCTGCAGGACGACTTCTTCACGCAGGTGGGCGTGAGGCCAGCGGGGTGAGGCGGCCCGGGCATCTCGGCTGACCCCCGTGAGGGTCAGGACCCCCAGGGGGCCCAGGCGCGCAGGGGCCGGAACATGAGCCGGCCGCTGACCCCCCGCAGGGCTTCACTCCGGACCGGCTGCCGCCCCACTCCTGCCACAGCCCGCCCATCTTCGCCCTCCCCCGGCCTCTGGGCAGGCTCTTCCGGAAGGTGGGCCGGCTGCTGCTgacccagggcaggccaccctgTGAGTACCGCACCTGTCGCCGTCCTCCAGCTACCTGCCCCTCACCTGCCTCACACCTGTCCCACATCTGCCTCACACCTGCCCCATACCTGTCTTGCACCTGCCCTGCACCTGCCTCACACCTGCCCCGCACCTGCCTCACACCTGTCTCGCACCTGTCTCACACCTGCCCCGCACCTGCTCACACCTACCCCGCACCTGCCTCACACCTGTCTCGCACCTGTCTCACACCTGCCCCGCACCTGCTCACACCTGCCCCGCACCTGCCTCACACCTGCCCCGCACCTGCCTCACACCTGCCCCGCACCTGCTCACACCTGCCCCGCACCTGCTCACACCTGCCCCGCACCTGCCTCACACCTGTCCTGCATCTGTCTCACACCTGTCCTGCACCTGCCCCTCACCTGCCCTGCACCTGCCTCACACCTGTCTTGCACCTGCTCCTCACCTGCCTCACACCTGCCCCATACCTGCCTCACACCTGTCCTGCACCTGCCTCACACCTGTCTCGCGTCTGCCTCACACCTGCCCCGCACCTGCCTCACACCTGCCCCGCACCTGCCTCACACCTGCCCCGCACCTGCTCCTCACCTGCCTCGCACCTGCCCCATATCTGCCTCACACCTGTCCTGCACCTGCCCCACTCCTACCCCATACCTGCCCCCACCTGTCCTGCATCTCACACACCTGCTGTGCAACATCACATCCACAACAGAGGGGGCTGTGGGTGCCTGGTGCTTGGCTCCCTGCGTGGGGCTGGCCTCTGCACCCTCACCTCCTCGTGCCTCCCTCAGGCCCCGTCACTCCTACCGAGGCCTCGGGTCCCGGAGAAGATAGTCCCCACCCTGACTCCATGGACTGGGGCGGAGAG
This window harbors:
- the PLK5 gene encoding inactive serine/threonine-protein kinase PLK5 isoform X4, which produces MEPGPRRRACRPLVSVFLRDPGSGRVYRRGKLIGKGAFSRCYKLTDMSTSTVFALKVVPRGSGGGGADHLCPRGKVEREIALHSRLRHRNIVAFHGHFADRDHVYMVLEYCSRKSLAHVLAARRTLTEPEVRYYLRGLVSGLRYLHQRRIVHRDLKLSNFFLNKNMEVKIGDLGLAARVGPGGRCHRVLCGTPNFLAPEVVSRDGHSCQSDIWALGCIMYLVLTGAPPFVAAPLSEMYQNIRASRYPEPAHLSPAARCLIARLLAPDPAERPSLEQLLQDDFFTQGFTPDRLPPHSCHSPPIFALPRPLGRLFRKVGRLLLTQGRPPCPVTPTEASGPGEDSPHPDSMDWGGEASPSERGSPRLEVPVHLLSQGTLRSDVAGPEGSPRQEVDAAIRKLTLCLDPGPPGPTGTPAPFTSSLCPATQAPRGEQRPPLWAPKWVDHSSKYGFGYQLSDGGSGVLFWDGTHMALRPPGGRICYVPARGKLETYAPRDVPGPLGAKLAVLRLLACSGRRQRRREEGHLPPPAGPGPCLLRFLASERALLLLFSDGTVQVSCRGDQTQLVLSGADEELLLTVWDRGQPGASYPLGVLRTQGCAPDARQRLHHALRMLQSI
- the PLK5 gene encoding inactive serine/threonine-protein kinase PLK5 isoform X3, which encodes MEPGPRRRACRPLVSVFLRDPGSGRVYRRGKLIGKGAFSRCYKLTDMSTSTVFALKVVPRGSGGGGADHLCPRGKVEREIALHSRLRHRNIVAFHGHFADRDHVYMVLEYCSRKSLAHVLAARRTLTEPEVRYYLRGLVSGLRYLHQRRIVHRDLKLSNFFLNKNMEVKIGDLGLAARVGPGGRCHRVLCGTPNFLAPEVVSRDGHSCQSDIWALGCIMYLVLTGAPPFVAAPLSEMYQNIRASRYPEPAHLSPAARCLIARLLAPDPAERPSLEQLLQDDFFTQGFTPDRLPPHSCHSPPIFALPRPLGRLFRKVGRLLLTQGRPPCPVTPTEASGPGEDSPHPDSMDWGGEASPSERGSPRLEVPVHLLSQGTLRSDVAGPEGSPRQEVDAAIRKLTLCLDPGPPATQAPRGEQRPPLWAPKWVDHSSKYGFGYQLSDGGSGVLFWDGTHMALRPPGGRICYVPARGKLETYAPRDVPGPLGAKLAVLRLLACSGRRQRRREVSCRGDQTQLVLSGADEELLLTVWDRGQPGASYPLGVLRTQGCAPDARQRLHHALRMLQSI
- the PLK5 gene encoding inactive serine/threonine-protein kinase PLK5 isoform X2, yielding MEPGPRRRACRPLVSVFLRDPGSGRVYRRGKLIGKGAFSRCYKLTDMSTSTVFALKVVPRGSGGGGADHLCPRGKVEREIALHSRLRHRNIVAFHGHFADRDHVYMVLEYCSRKSLAHVLAARRTLTEPEVRYYLRGLVSGLRYLHQRRIVHRDLKLSNFFLNKNMEVKIGDLGLAARVGPGGRCHRVLCGTPNFLAPEVVSRDGHSCQSDIWALGCIMYLVLTGAPPFVAAPLSEMYQNIRASRYPEPAHLSPAARCLIARLLAPDPAERPSLEQLLQDDFFTQGFTPDRLPPHSCHSPPIFALPRPLGRLFRKVGRLLLTQGRPPCPVTPTEASGPGEDSPHPDSMDWGGEASPSERGSPRLEVPVHLLSQGTLRSDVAGPEGSPRQEVDAAIRKLTLCLDPGPPGPTGTPAPFTSSLCPATQAPRGEQRPPLWAPKWVDHSSKYGFGYQLSDGGSGVLFWDGTHMALRPPGGRICYVPARGKLETYAPRDVPGPLGAKLAVLRLLACSGRRQRRREVSCRGDQTQLVLSGADEELLLTVWDRGQPGASYPLGVLRTQGCAPDARQRLHHALRMLQSI
- the PLK5 gene encoding inactive serine/threonine-protein kinase PLK5 isoform X1 — translated: MEPGPRRRACRPLVSVFLRDPGSGRVYRRGKLIGKGAFSRCYKLTDMSTSTVFALKVVPRGSGGGGADHLCPRGKVEREIALHSRLRHRNIVAFHGHFADRDHVYMVLEYCSRKSLAHVLAARRTLTEPEVRYYLRGLVSGLRYLHQRRIVHRDLKLSNFFLNKNMEVKIGDLGLAARVGPGGRCHRVLCGTPNFLAPEVVSRDGHSCQSDIWALGCIMYLVLTGAPPFVAAPLSEMYQNIRASRYPEPAHLSPAARCLIARLLAPDPAERPSLEQLLQDDFFTQGFTPDRLPPHSCHSPPIFALPRPLGRLFRKVGRLLLTQGRPPCPVTPTEASGPGEDSPHPDSMDWGGEASPSERGSPRLEVPVHLLSQGTLRSDVAGPEGSPRQEVDAAIRKLTLCLDPGPPATQAPRGEQRPPLWAPKWVDHSSKYGFGYQLSDGGSGVLFWDGTHMALRPPGGRICYVPARGKLETYAPRDVPGPLGAKLAVLRLLACSGRRQRRREEGHLPPPAGPGPCLLRFLASERALLLLFSDGTVQVSCRGDQTQLVLSGADEELLLTVWDRGQPGASYPLGVLRTQGCAPDARQRLHHALRMLQSI